The Huiozyma naganishii CBS 8797 chromosome 6, complete genome genome includes a window with the following:
- the RSM23 gene encoding mitochondrial 37S ribosomal protein mS29 (similar to Saccharomyces cerevisiae RSM23 (YGL129C); ancestral locus Anc_6.227): protein MLRVQWKRSLHTCTSRLAVQPGKGKGQGFSKAPSTSGKRPAPKRISLTSLYKNWKDTVHTAKLNAGAVSVDLPTLTNQKLFGSNEDDSLIGKVTTFSSEQCKYLHHLGSFKKNQFRELFPQPVSLIRRDSTKKFISIMKGDVADTDGSPRSKKYVITGESGVGKTTLLAQLHAYTVDNKGIVINIPYPEMFLNGRNDFFWDEKSKSYVQPMYLKKLIKKILKGNDKDVLSSIKLSKDYKFLNTTLKGTQTINLKEGGSSMYDLLSASANPNLRGSQFSAIIEEFYLQKGIPITFTVDNVSRIFTSSYSEYKNANNKNIPTLSFQLTKTIMNLISGEIPLNNPQSCVVLAISGEDRTNRTLPVALGQVKEDPYIKKYYYDPDFVKILQNGGVQEFKVPKLNCEEVQELMKFYLESKIVPVNDTEDKSLNQLSAEKYILSGNGNPRELLRSITLTRR from the coding sequence ATGTTGAGGGTTCAATGGAAGCGAAGTTTGCATACTTGCACCTCCCGACTAGCTGTACAGCCGGGGAAGGGGAAGGGTCAGGGCTTTTCGAAGGCACCTAGTACATCCGGCAAGAGACCTGCTCCAAAGAGGATTTCTCTGACGTCATTGTACAAGAACTGGAAGGATACGGTTCATACAGCAAAACTGAATGCCGGTGCTGTTTCTGTCGATCTGCCCACCCTGACTAACCAAAAGTTGTTTGGCTCGAACGAGGATGATTCTTTGATTGGGAAAGTGACGACTTTCTCCTCGGAACAGTGCAAGTACCTGCATCATTTAGGGTCATTCAAGAAAAATCAGTTTAGAGAACTGTTCCCACAACCAGTGTCACTTATAAGAAGGGACTCCACGAAGAAATTTATATCCATTATGAAGGGTGATGTAGCTGATACAGATGGTAGTCCAAGATCTAAGAAGTATGTAATCACTGGTGAATCTGGTGTTGGCAAAACCACTCTGTTAGCACAATTACATGCATACACGGTGGATAATAAAGGTATCGTCATCAACATCCCATACCCTGAGATGTTTTTAAACGGCCGGAACGATTTCTTTTGGGATGAAAAATCGAAAAGTTACGTTCAACCAATGTACCTTAAGAAGCTGATCAAAAAGATCTTGAAGGGGAACGATAAGGACGTGCTATCATCCATAAAACTATCGAAGGACTATAAATTTTTGAACACCACACTAAAGGGCACACAAACAATTAACCTGAAAGAGGGGGGCAGCTCAATGTATGACCTACTGAGTGCTTCTGCAAATCCAAACCTTCGTGGCTCACAATTTTCTGCGATCATTGAGGAATTCTATTTGCAGAAAGGTATACCCATAACGTTCACTGTCGATAACGTCTCCCGCATCTTCACCTCCTCATATTCAGAATATAAAAATGctaacaacaaaaacatccCAACTTTAAGTTTCCAACTGACAAAAACTATCATGAATCTGATCAGTGGAGAAATTCCATTGAACAACCCACAAAGTTGTGTTGTATTGGCCATATCAGGCGAAGACAGGACAAATAGGACGCTACCTGTCGCACTGGGACAAGTGAAGGAAGATCCGTACATTAAGAAGTACTACTACGATCCGGATTTTGTTAAGATCCTGCAAAATGGGGGGGTTCAAGAGTTCAAAGTACCCAAGCTAAACTGTGAAGAGGTTCAAGAGCTAATGAAATTTTACCTGGAATCGAAAATCGTGCCCGTCAATGACACAGAGGACAAGTCACTGAACCAACTGTCGGCAGAGAAATACATTTTAAGCGGTAATGGTAATCCTAGAGAACTGTTGAGATCCATAACATTGACGAGAAGGTGA
- the PUS2 gene encoding pseudouridine synthase PUS2 (similar to Saccharomyces cerevisiae PUS2 (YGL063W) and PUS1 (YPL212C); ancestral locus Anc_6.226), translating into MSTNCLKRIPKRRVAVLFGYSGSQLYGMQYIADASRFPTVESRLFDAIRGTGAIMAHNSDDIYKNGWNRACRTDKGVHALGNVVSLKLNLTADLVPRLNAQLPEGIRVWAIQSVNKQFSGKTACGGRWYEYIFPSFILMGHSKFHRIRLNQSQKFDEDTNYEAYAKSLQVPLSQYRVDQDTVSSLRQYMQEYLGTHNFHNFTTKKQFTDRDVKRYISDVVVSQPFQRAAHPDEPELMSIRIRGQSFMIHQIRKMIAMAVIFHHYGIPPEQLNDILGETKQYIPKVPSSGLFLDFPLFDSYNRKLVECGHSPIDFQDYSSEMFQLKQALLLPEIVRAVQTRHEYAKFLDHVESTEWLDQFRNRYTGGTCPSFG; encoded by the coding sequence ATGTCGACCAATTGCTTAAAGCGTATCCCCAAACGTAGAGTCGCCGTGTTGTTCGGGTACAGTGGGTCACAATTGTATGGGATGCAGTACATCGCCGATGCAAGCCGGTTCCCCACTGTAGAATCGAGGCTCTTCGATGCTATAAGGGGAACTGGTGCCATTATGGCACATAACTCAGACGATATCTACAAGAATGGATGGAACAGAGCCTGTAGGACAGACAAGGGTGTCCATGCCCTTGGGAACGTcgtttctttgaagttaAACTTGACCGCGGATCTTGTCCCGCGGCTTAACGCTCAACTGCCGGAGGGTATCCGTGTATGGGCAATTCAAAGTGTCAATAAGCAGTTTAGCGGCAAAACTGCCTGTGGTGGACGATGGTACGAATACATCTTCCCCAGCTTTATTCTGATGGGTCACTCCAAGTTCCATCGAATCCGACTGAACCAGAGCCAGAAATTTGATGAAGACACCAATTACGAGGCATATGCTAAGAGCTTACAGGTCCCCCTTTCACAGTATAGAGTGGATCAGGATACAGTCTCTTCACTGCGACAGTACATGCAAGAGTACTTGGGGACGCACAATTTCCACAACTTCACCACCAAGAAGCAATTCACAGATAGAGACGTGAAAAGGTATATCTCTGATGTAGTAGTGTCCCAACCGTTCCAGCGGGCGGCACATCCTGATGAACCGGAACTCATGTCCATTCGGATACGTGGCCAGTCGTTCATGATCCACCAGATCCGCAAGATGATAGCGATGGCAGTAATATTTCATCACTACGGTATCCCACCGGAACAGTTAAACGATATACTCGGGGAGACTAAGCAGTACATCCCAAAGGTCCCCTCGTCGGGATTGTTCTTGGACTTCCCCCTGTTTGACTCGTACAACAGGAAGTTGGTCGAATGTGGTCACAGTCCAATCGATTTCCAGGATTACTCCTCGGAAATGTTCCAATTAAAGCAGGCTTTGCTGCTGCCGGAAATAGTCCGTGCAGTGCAAACACGGCACGAGTACGCTAAGTTCCTGGACCACGTAGAGTCCACCGAGTGGCTTGATCAGTTTAGGAACCGGTACACTGGTGGAACCTGCCCTTCTTTCGGGTAA
- the MRH4 gene encoding ATP-dependent RNA helicase (similar to Saccharomyces cerevisiae MRH4 (YGL064C); ancestral locus Anc_6.223) — protein MSIIARTGFRPIRLVSRQYSVSGQSRRRNGGTDRTGAQWKLAKNVGKRSPEKPAGRRGESVGKGKKPRADKFRFGEFGGLKKNPTSVANQEQSSGLIKKITDWDSLKLLPVVRDAVSKMIAKESLVFSCKEEGAKVTPTPIQILAVKKLANKLMDPKLQVHAIAADTGTGKTMAYVTSLLDYLTRLKLENPELWDSLKDKASIQSVILVPTYELVQQVYSTIKQSEEYLGVHTYKWDNSTGYNDLLMHIKSRIDILVTTPNKLLTLFDIRMISRPERILSQVKFVVLDEADTLMDPSWIDMTYKTIKCFKNTEHLILCSATLPNEFNNTLMKLFPTCELITTPRLHKLAKRLDFKIIDANLNPFKGSKVKALAQILYSIRQDDTESGWEKRCIVFVNEKSEVPRIVKRLKTEYGHECVGLSGSNTIEERLELIKQFVDKPHKLNTGTVPEPTAPQLMKQVPGSNIRIPVQIKSASSSKASGDKVLKVLVCTDLMARGLNFQGVRNVVLFDVPRTSIDLVHRVGRTGRMGQQGRVFMIIDKKTKSWAKAVPKIIKKNMSLA, from the coding sequence ATGTCGATCATAGCAAGGACAGGTTTTAGGCCTATTCGCCTTGTCTCAAGACAATATAGTGTTTCCGGGCAAAGTCGTCGACGTAATGGCGGTACAGACCGAACTGGCGCCCAATGGAAACTGGCAAAGAATGTCGGGAAACGAAGTCCAGAGAAACCTGCAGGTAGACGAGGAGAGTCCGTGGGTAAAGGTAAGAAACCACGAGCAGACAAATTTAGGTTTGGTGAGTTCGGTGGGCTCAAAAAGAATCCAACGAGTGTTGCTAACCAAGAACAATCGTCCGGCCTCATCAAAAAGATAACCGATTGGGACAGTCTTAAGTTGCTCCCGGTAGTGAGAGACGCCGTCTCCAAGATGATTGCGAAGGAGTCGCTGGTGTTTTCTTGTAAAGAGGAGGGAGCAAAAGTAACTCCCACTCCGATTCAAATACTAGCTGTCAAAAAATTGGCCAACAAACTAATGGATCCCAAACTGCAAGTGCATGCTATTGCTGCTGATACGGGGACCGGCAAAACTATGGCGTATGTCACATCACTGCTAGATTATCTGACGAGACTAAAATTGGAGAACCCTGAACTCTGGGACTCTTTAAAGGACAAGGCAAGTATACAGTCTGTGATCTTAGTTCCCACTTATGAACTCGTACAACAGGTTTATAGCACGATAAAACAGTCAGAAGAATACCTTGGGGTACACACTTACAAATGGGACAATTCAACAGGCTACAACGACTTGCTCATGCATATAAAGTCAAGGATAGATATTCTTGTCACTACACCAAACAAACTACTCACTCTGTTCGATATTAGAATGATCTCAAGGCCAGAGAGAATATTATCTCAAGTGAAATTTGTGGTATTAGATGAAGCAGACACTTTGATGGACCCCTCGTGGATAGACATGACGTATAAGACAATCAAGTGCTTCAAAAATACCGAACATTTGATTCTCTGCTCTGCAACGCTACCAAACGAGTTCAACAACACGTTAATGAAATTGTTCCCTACTTGTGAATTGATCACGACGCCAAGGCTGCACAAGCTCGCGAAGAGACTGGACTTTAAGATTATAGACGCCAACTTGAATCCATTCAAGGGGTCCAAAGTCAAAGCTTTGGCGCAGATCCTGTATTCTATAAGGCAAGACGACACAGAAAGCGGATGGGAGAAACGGTGCATCGTCTTTGTCAACGAGAAAAGTGAAGTCCCCAGAATTGTGAAACGGTTGAAGACAGAGTATGGGCACGAGTGTGTTGGTCTCTCGGGATCCAATACTATCGAGGAGAGATTAGAGCTGatcaaacagtttgtcGATAAACCGCACAAGTTGAATACGGGCACTGTGCCCGAACCGACCGCTCCACAATTGATGAAGCAAGTCCCCGGATCAAACATCCGCATCCCAGTACAGATCAAGTCAGCATCGTCCTCCAAGGCATCTGGGGACAAAGTTTTAAAAGTGCTTGTATGCACCGACCTCATGGCGCGAGGATTAAATTTTCAAGGTGTCAGAAATGTTGTACTGTTTGACGTCCCCCGGACATCCATCGATCTCGTTCACCGGGTAGGCAGAACTGGTAGAATGGGACAGCAGGGGAGGGTCTTCATGATCATCGATAAGAAAACCAAATCGTGGGCCAAAGCTGTGCCAAAGATTATCAAAAAGAATATGTCACTGGCCTGA
- the ALG2 gene encoding GDP-Man:Man(1)GlcNAc(2)-PP-dolichol alpha-1,3-mannosyltransferase (similar to Saccharomyces cerevisiae ALG2 (YGL065C); ancestral locus Anc_6.219) yields the protein MSTPLRDSAIPLKIAFIHPDLGIGGAERLVVDAAVGLQNDGHQVKIFTSHCDLNHCFEEVKNGTLKVQVFGDQLPTNVGGKFFIVFANLRQLYLTFKLLLSKEIDKYDLVIVDQLSTCIPFIHMFSSCKVFFYCHFPDQLLAIRTTTLKKLYRAPFDAFEQFTMTSADKVVVNSNFTKSIYRRTFKWIKDSPNVIYPCVNLAAPSIESIDVDLLSHIMGDSEEFYLSINRYERKKNIELAIQGFALSEESTNNSCKLIVCGGYDERVSENVQYLRELQKEADEWKLSHITISYPEYARAKDLEFFDARNAKVIFLTSISSSLKDLLLQKTKMLLYTPAREHFGIVPLEAMKFGKPVLAVTSGGPLETVVSYVPGENENTATGWLRDPVKMVWAKAIDEFTRSTGVDFDKNGKERVRKLFSSEAMTATFEENIEKVVWKKKEVYPWETAVASLFYFSLHMLALLLFPQQSWPYPVLAGTAATVTKNYFWAMYYVLIFFLTSS from the coding sequence ATGAGCACCCCACTTCGCGATAGTGCTATCCCGCTGAAAATTGCGTTTATTCACCCAGATTTGGGGATTGGTGGCGCAGAGAGACTCGTTGTAGACGCAGCGGTAGGACTACAAAATGACGGCCACCAGGTCAAGATATTTACTTCGCATTGTGATCTTAACCACTGCTTTGAGGAGGTGAAGAATGGCACTTTGAAGGTTCAGGTATTTGGTGATCAATTGCCAACGAACGTTGGTGGAAAGTTTTTCATTGTGTTCGCCAATCTGAGGCAGTTATACTTGACGTTcaagttgttgctgtccaaGGAGATCGATAAGTACGATTTAGTGATTGTAGATCAACTGTCGACGTGCATTCCCTTTATTCATATGTTTTCTAGTTGTAAAGTGTTCTTCTACTGCCACTTCCCGGATCAATTACTCGCCATAAGAACAACCACACTCAAGAAGTTGTACCGAGCTCCATTCGACGCTTTCGAACAATTCACCATGACCAGTGCAGACAAAGTGGTGGTCAACTCCAATTTCACCAAATCGATCTATAGACGCACTTTCAAGTGGATAAAGGATTCCCCGAATGTTATCTATCCCTGCGTCAATCTGGCAGCACCAAGCATCGAATCGATCGACGTGGATCTCTTATCACACATTATGGGGGACAGCGAAGAGTTCTACCTCAGTATCAACAGGTAcgagaggaagaaaaacatAGAGTTGGCGATCCAAGGGTTTGCGCTATCAGAGGAATCCACGAATAACAGTTGCAAGTTGATCGTCTGTGGAGGTTACGACGAAAGAGTCTCTGAAAATGTCCAGTATCTGAGAGAACTACAAAAAGAAGCCGACGAATGGAAGCTATCACACATAACTATCTCGTATCCGGAGTACGCAAGGGCGAAAGATCTGGAGTTTTTCGACGCGAGGAACGCCAAAGTCATCTTCCTGACGTCGATCTCGtcgtctttgaaggatttgctgttgcagaagaCCAAGATGTTGCTATACACACCAGCGCGTGAACACTTTGGTATAGTACCCTTGGAGGCGATGAAATTCGGGAAGCCTGTCCTGGCGGTAACCAGTGGTGGACCCCTTGAAACGGTCGTCTCCTACGTCCCCGGTGAAAACGAGAACACTGCGACTGGGTGGTTGCGGGACCCAGTGAAGATGGTGTGGGCGAAAGCAATTGACGAATTTACACGGAGCACTGGGGTTGATTTTGACAAGAACGGCAAGGAACGGGTTAGGAAGCTGTTCTCTAGCGAGGCAATGACTGCCACATTTGAGGAGAACATAGAAAAGGTCGtgtggaagaagaaggaggtGTATCCCTGGGAGACTGCAGTGGCCTCGCTGTTCTACTTCTCGTTGCATATGTTGGCTTTACTGCTGTTCCCACAGCAGTCGTGGCCTTACCCTGTGTTGGCGGGCACAGCGGCCACAGTGACGAAGAACTATTTCTGGGCTATGTATTACGTgctcatcttcttcttgacgaGTTCCTGA
- the SGF73 gene encoding deubiquitination module subunit SGF73 (similar to Saccharomyces cerevisiae SGF73 (YGL066W); ancestral locus Anc_6.218), which translates to MADGAITGVKVSGVVGDVGSWRDCALTERGPRYTRVDEELVHKYFNENAVVHVAGVAEDSYFVDTDFNFRVCRGCGRPIALRALEAHLASGCAATATTHATATGGNAGSTGSGGSTAVASTHSNVDSDDDGARDGMNGGGSGNRSNGNHSDNDRSENDRSGDESGSDSSSGSDGEENTQGKRRTGDKKRPPSALDGEDEDDDDDDDDDDEDDDEDDEDGSVGGTPGYKRSKTGTPSGARGKVGKRRDKRVKQRNPTDIRSINFDKQCGVELPEGGYCARSLTCKSHSMGAKRAVQGRTKPFDELLADYHRIHQTKIGAAAEKRAKQQELQKLQRQILNEQKEQKKLQQKQHRTQPAKPRQTKATGRSRTAAGAGGGGGGGSMGGANGRSGTPGVSGSSRGATLTRNGGMSSDGHAIAGYANLSPEEETTQVLNGVSRSFPLPLESTVLSSTKYRTKNFRMREMFASSFSVRPGFSSPGYGAIHSRVGCLDLDRSTDYKFRIRTPQPINRIAANKNLAPQQIQKLQQQRMLHTQLQQQQQLLQQQQARARQQDKLPQASSTTTAQAQSAQSQSQSQPQPQATGLTPQEIQLQQQKLRQQQLQQQKFEAAAYHLANATKLMQNSHSYSNLNLNGSSAPNRTGSPPGPASNAGSPGVAVNQKDATTPAQRTVSRAGSEQVAQSPAAATPAGGRVNIGIGSPVNGLGGRVN; encoded by the coding sequence ATGGCAGACGGGGCGATAACGGGCGTGAAGGTCTCTGGTGTTGTTGGCGACGTCGGCAGCTGGCGGGACTGTGCTCTCACAGAACGGGGTCCGCGGTACACACGGGTCGACGAGGAACTTGTCCACAAGTACTTCAACGAGAACGCCGTGGTGCATGTCGCTGGGGTCGCTGAGGACTCGTACTTCGTGGACACTGATTTCAACTTCAGGGTGTGTCGCGGGTGTGGTCGGCCCATCGCGCTCCGTGCACTTGAGGCGCATCTCGCCAGCGGGTGCGCTGCGACTGCGACCACACATGCAACTGCGACTGGTGGGAACGCTGGGTCTACGGGCTCAGGTGGGTCTACCGCTGTTGCGTCCACACATAGTAACGTGGActctgatgatgatggcGCGCGAGATGGCATGAATGGCGGCGGTAGCGGTAACCGCTCTAACGGTAACCACTCAGACAACGACCGTTCAGAGAACGATCGCTCGGGCGATGAGAGTGGGTCTGATAGCAGCAGCGGGTCCGATGGGGAAGAGAACACCCAGGGGAAACGCAGAACAGGGGATAAGAAACGGCCGCCGTCCGCTTTGGACGGCGAggacgaagatgacgatgacgacgatgatgacgatgatgaggacgatgatgaggacgacgaggatggATCCGTTGGTGGCACACCAGGATACAAGCGCTCGAAGACAGGCACGCCCTCTGGGGCTCGTGGGAAAGTCGGCAAGCGCCGCGACAAGCGAGTCAAGCAGCGCAACCCGACGGATATCCGTTCCATCAATTTCGACAAGCAGTGCGGTGTCGAGCTCCCGGAGGGAGGGTACTGTGCGAGGTCCCTCACTTGTAAGTCGCATTCGATGGGCGCCAAGCGCGCCGTACAAGGTAGGACGAAACCGTTTGACGAATTACTCGCAGACTACCACAGGATACACCAGACTAAGATCGGCGCCGCTGCGGAGAAGCGGGCCAAGCAACAGGAGttgcagaaactgcaaCGACAGATCCTCAACGAGCAGAAGGAGCAGAAGAAGCTgcaacagaaacagcaCAGAACACAGCCGGCGAAACCACGGCAGACGAAAGCTACAGGGAGATCCAGGACGGCTGCAGGCGCTggtggtggcggtggcggAGGCTCCATGGGGGGAGCAAACGGCCGCTCGGGGACCCCAGGTGTCAGTGGGAGTTCCCGCGGTGCAACGCTCACGAGAAACGGGGGCATGAGCAGCGACGGCCACGCCATCGCAGGTTATGCGAACCTTTCCCCCGAGGAGGAAACTACACAGGTCCTGAACGGTGTCTCACGGTCGTTCCCGCTACCGCTAGAGTCCACTGTGCTTTCATCGACTAAGTACAGGACCAAAAACTTCAGAATGAGAGAGATGTTTGCGTCGTCGTTCTCCGTGCGGCCAGGGTTCTCCTCGCCAGGGTACGGCGCGATCCACTCCCGTGTTGGGTGCCTGGATCTAGACAGGAGCACGGACTACAAATTCCGAATCAGAACCCCGCAACCGATCAACAGAATTGCAGCAAACAAGAACTTGGCTCCGCAACAGATCCAGAAACTGCAACAGCAGAGGATGCTCCATAcacagttgcaacagcagcagcaacttcTCCAGCAACAGCAGGCGCGGGCAAGACAACAGGATAAACTGCCCCAGGCCTCATCGACGACAACGGCACAGGCACAATCGGCACAATCACAGTCACAGTCACAGCCACAGCCACAGGCTACGGGACTGACCCCACAAGAGatccaattgcaacagcagaaactgagacagcaacaactacagcagcagaagtTTGAGGCCGCAGCGTATCACCTGGCGAACGCGACGAAGCTGATGCAAAACTCACACTCGTACTCGAACTTGAACCTCAACGGAAGCTCCGCACCAAACAGGACTGGATCACCGCCAGGACCAGCGAGTAACGCGGGGTCCCCCGGGGTCGCTGTCAACCAGAAAGACGCTACGACACCCGCACAGAGAACTGTGAGTCGTGCAGGCAGCGAACAAGTAGCGCAGAGCCCAGCGGCAGCAACTCCAGCAGGTGGGAGGGTCAACATCGGAATCGGGAGCCCTGTCAACGGGCTCGGAGGTAGGGTTAATTGA
- the NPY1 gene encoding NAD(+) diphosphatase (similar to Saccharomyces cerevisiae NPY1 (YGL067W); ancestral locus Anc_6.216), whose product MTATPGMLFGDGTLNRVSFLRRDAVFLERAAAPGAGAIVLPLVDGTGFNAEGAETRPRLATVSLDGAVDCPGSLREVLRKAVNGGGVAASIHVVFLGLLPQGDAFEYRTSRGGVYSGVPHWAVNFESRGNPKVVKLLEESGFERLNMGQVFELSTGDADVYGQARAYVDWMRKYRYCPSCGGKVKFVEGGGKWVCPTSSSATSTGASGTVAGQDGSASAIDSSTSNQTILGAEGAGDGIEVGPPACSSRAPNNATFPRTDPVCIVALTTPDRSRLCLVRTQKQFEGRALYSAVAGFIEPGETVEVACAREAWEEAGVLIRDPHRNVQIVTSQPWPYPANLMLGCIGTVPFNGTDEQISMQHDDELLDAQWFDTEEIAKAVDAYRGGFFLELAGRDAYLPGDVAIAHTLIAKVIEEYREGKKGDTA is encoded by the coding sequence ATGACGGCAACGCCCGGTATGCTTTTTGGGGACGGTACGCTGAACAGGGTGTCCTTTTTGCGGAGGGATGCCGTGTTTCTGGAGAGGGCTGCGGCGCCCGGTGCAGGGGCCATAGTCCTGCCGCTGGTTGATGGCACTGGGTTCAATGCGGAGGGGGCAGAGACACGGCCACGGCTGGCCACCGTGTCGCTGGACGGGGCGGTGGATTGTCCTGGTTCTCTTCGAGAAGTACTTCGCAAGGCGGTGAATGGAGGCGGCGTTGCCGCCTCCATTCATGTAGTGTTTCTGGGGTTACTGCCCCAGGGCGATGCATTCGAGTACAGGACCTCTCGTGGAGGTGTCTACAGCGGGGTGCCGCACTGGGCGGTGAATTTTGAGTCGAGGGGGAACCCCAAAGTGGTGAAGTTGTTAGAGGAGAGTGGGTTTGAGAGGTTGAATATGGGCCAAGTGTTTGAGTTGAGTACGGGGGATGCAGACGTGTATGGCCAGGCAAGGGCGTATGTGGATTGGATGAGGAAGTATAGGTACTGCCCTAGTTGTGGTGGGAAGGTGAAGTTTGTAGAGGGAGGGGGGAAGTGGGTGTGTCcaaccagcagcagtgcAACCAGTACCGGTGCTTCCGGCACTGTTGCTGGCCAAGACGGTAGTGCAAGTGCAATTGACtcatcaacttcaaaccaAACCATCCTCGGCGCCGAAGGCGCCGGAGATGGCATTGAGGTTGGCCCCCCCGCTTGTTCCAGCAGAGCCCCCAACAACGCGACCTTCCCTCGAACAGACCCCGTGTGCATCGTCGCGCTGACGACACCGGACAGGTCCCGTCTCTGCCTCGTGCGCACGCAGAAGCAATTCGAGGGCCGTGCTCTGTACTCTGCGGTAGCCGGGTTCATCGAGCCCGGCGAGACCGTCGAGGTCGCGTGTGCCCGCGAGGCCTGGGAGGAGGCAGGTGTCCTGATCCGCGACCCACACCGCAACGTCCAGATCGTCACGTCTCAACCGTGGCCGTACCCTGCAAACCTCATGCTTGGTTGCATCGGAACGGTACCTTTTAACGGTACAGACGAGCAGATCTCGATGCAGCACGACGACGAACTGCTCGACGCACAGTGGTTCGACACAGAGGAGATCGCTAAGGCGGTGGACGCGTACAGGGGCGGCTTCTTCCTCGAATTGGCGGGGCGCGATGCGTACCTCCCGGGCGACGTCGCCATAGCACATACTTTGATTGCTAAGGTTATTGAAGAGTATAGAGAAGGCAAAAAGGGCGACACAGCGTAA
- the KNAG0F01980 gene encoding uncharacterized protein (similar to Saccharomyces cerevisiae HRR25 (YPL204W); ancestral locus Anc_6.215) produces MDLRVGRKFRIGRKIGSGSFGDIYHGTNLVSGEEVAIKLESIRSRHPQLEYESRVYKYLSGGVGIPFIRWFGREGEYNAMVIDLLGPSLEDLFNYCHRQFSFKTVIMLALQMVCRVQYIHGRSFIHRDIKPDNFLMGTGRRGSTVHVIDFGLSKKYRDFNTHRHIPYRENKSLTGTARYASLNTHLGIEQSRRDDLESLGYMLVYFCKSSLPWQGLKATTKKQKYDRILQKKLSISVETLCEGIPLEFAEYMNYCRNLTFDEKPDYLYLARLFKDLSIKLEYHNDHLFDWTMLRYTKAMVEKQRELVAGTSAAQAEVPAQGAVPSSATATVASASGGDSGKNEQFQKVKLLAMKKFSTHFHYYRQDDRHNPTPDEIKRQSLANSQVTLTLPQELLQAIDRGMDSLKQKQPQTNPPQQQPAATPRVVQGGATHYPPATGQPAPEGPGGNIWL; encoded by the coding sequence ATGGATCTCAGGGTTGGGAGGAAGTTCCGTATTGGGCGCAAGATCGGGAGCGGTTCCTTCGGGGACATCTACCACGGGACGAACCTCGTCAGTGGTGAAGAGGTGGCCATCAAGTTAGAGTCCATCCGGTCCAGGCATCCACAACTGGAGTACGAGTCCCGTGTGTACAAGTACTTGTCTGGAGGTGTTGGGATCCCCTTTATCCGGTGGTTTGGTCGCGAGGGGGAATACAACGCGATGGTGATTGATCTTTTGGGCCCTTCGTTGGAGGATCTGTTCAACTACTGTCACAGGCagttctccttcaagacGGTGATCATGCTTGCCCTGCAGATGGTCTGTAGGGTGCAGTACATCCATGGGAGGTCCTTCATCCATAGGGATATCAAGCCAGATAACTTCTTGATGGGCACGGGGAGACGTGGGTCCACGGTACACGTTATCGATTTCGGTCTCTCTAAGAAGTACAGGGACTTTAACACTCATAGGCATATCCCGTACAGGGAGAACAAGTCCCTGACGGGGACGGCAAGGTACGCCTCGTTGAATACGCATTTGGGGATAGAACAATCGAGAAGGGACGACTTGGAGTCCCTGGGGTACATGCTAGTGTACTTCTGCAAGAGTTCACTGCCCTGGCAGGGGCTCAAGGCAACgacgaagaaacagaagtaCGACAGGATCCTACAGAAGAAGTTGTCCATCAGCGTGGAGACGCTGTGCGAGGGGATCCCGCTTGAGTTCGCAGAGTACATGAACTACTGCAGGAATTTGACCTTTGATGAGAAACCAGATTACTTGTACTTGGCGAGGCTGTTTAAGGATCTGAGTATCAAGTTGGAGTACCATAACGATCATCTGTTCGACTGGACAATGCTAAGGTATACAAAGGCAATGGTAGAGAAACAGAGGGAGCTAGTGGCAGGGACCTCCGCAGCGCAAGCGGAGGTCCCTGCACAGGGAGCAGTACCCTCTTCTGCCACCGCCACCGTCGCATCGGCGTCGGGCGGAGACTCCGGCAAGAACGAACAGTTCCAGAAGGTCAAGCTCCTcgcgatgaagaagttctcGACACACTTCCACTACTATCGCCAGGACGACCGGCACAACCCTACCCCCGACGAGATCAAGAGACAATCCCTTGCGAACAGCCAAGTGACACTCACTCTGCCGCAAGAACTCCTTCAGGCGATCGACCGTGGCATGGACAGTCTCAAGCAGAAACAACCACAGACGAACCCtccacaacaacaacctgCGGCGACGCCACGAGTCGTCCAAGGTGGTGCAACGCACTACCCTCCAGCAACGGGACAGCCGGCACCGGAGGGTCCAGGAGGGAACATCTGGCTGTAA